The genomic region GTACTACTCCTTCCTGCTGCAAATGCGTGATACGGACTGCCGAGACGTAGTGATGGTGGGTGGCAACCACGACTCGCCAGCTACTCTGAATGCGCCGGCCCGCTTACTGCGCCACTTACGCGTGCACGTGGTGGGCTGCGTGCCCGACTGCTTCGACGACCAGGTGTTGGTGCTCGACGATGCCCAGGGCCGCCCCGGCCTGGTGGTGTGCGCCGTGCCCTTCCTCCGCGACCGAGACGTGCGCCTCTCCGTACCTGGCGAAAGCGCCGAGGAGCGCGAGGCCCGTATCAAGCAGGGCATTGCCGACCACTACGCCCGCCTGGCCGAGTTGGAAACGGTGTGGCAGCTGAAAGCCGCCGGTCTACCTGTGCTGGCTACGGGCCACCTCTATGCCGCCGGTGGCGCTCCTTCCGATTCCGAGCGCACCATTCATGTGGGCAACCTGGGGCAGGTAACAGCCGAGCATTTTCCACCGGTCTTCGACTATGTAGCCTTGGGGCACCTGCACCGTCCGCAACGCGTGGGGGGGCACGAGCACATCCGATATTCAGGTGCCCCCATTGCGCTGTCGTTTTCCGAAATCGACTACCCTAAGGAAGTAGTAGTGCTGGATTTCACACCGACCGGTCTCACCATCGCCTCTCTACCCGTGCCGGGCGTGCGCCGGTTGGTACGCTTCCACGGGTCGTTGGATGAAGTGCTTACGCAGCTCAGCGCTTACGACAACGCCGATTATCCCCTACCTGCCTGGGCCGATGTGGAAATTCGCTCAGAGCTAAGCCAGCTGGAAGTGGCTGAGCAGTTGCTACATGCACTGGAAGCCCTGGACCGGCGACAACTGCAGGTGCTAAACCGACGCCATTTCCGCGTGGCGGCTCAGCGTCTGCTGGGGCAGGAGGAAGAGCCCCTCACCCGCAGCCTCCACGATTTCACGGAGCGGGAGGTATTTGTACAGCGCCTGGAAACGGAGCCGCTAGAAGACCGGCCAGAGCTGCTCCGCACGTTCGACGAGTTGCTAGAACGTATGTTATAAGTATACAATACTGACTTTCTACACGGTCTGAAAAGTCAGCTTTTGCGTTATTTCTTCTCATAGCTTCGACAAATGCGGGAGCATGAGCATTTGACGAAGTACAGCTACGCAGCCGTTAACATACTATAGATAACCGCCTTGCAACGATAATACACCTGTCTCTACAATCTACCTTTAGAGTAGGTTGAACGTTAGTCACAATGCTTGTAAATAGAGGCGAACAATGAACGACTGCGAGGCACAGACGACAGGTAATCAATTTGTTAGTTAATCAGTGCTATTCGCCAGCATCGTAAAGTCTTCGCGTCGAGTTACAGCGGTATAAACGTACTGGCATAAGCTGCCGAAGGCCATTTTTAAGACAAGCGAGCAGAGCACCGAACCGATGAGGTATGCTGCATTGCACCAAGATTGTGTCCTTTTGGTGCGCAGGTGCTGTGCTATCTCAGCGCGCACAACTACATATCATGGTAAGCATACTATCAATGTGCATAACCAAACTTCATTTCTCAGTTAGCAATACAACAAAATGCAATTCAGTAAAGGTACCTGATCTATTAAGTCGGATAGCTTGTTTTGAATTGTGATATTTCTATCACACACTCCATTTATCTGTTATCTTCAATCATGGGGGCTACACAATCTATTAAAAAGCCATTAAAACAGCTATTAAAGTATAAAAATACTTTGTTATGTCATTTAACAATGTTTACTTGTCTCTCTAAGGTCATCAGAAAAAAATCTAGTTCTTACCTTTTTTTCTTTTAAATGAAAAAAACTTTACTCATGAGTATCTTATTGATACTCTCATCCCTTCAGTTTGTCGCTGCACAGAGCCGAACCATCTCTGGACAAGTAGTTGACAGGCAGTCTAATGAAGGACTACCAGGGGTTACGGTGGTTGTTAAAGGCACTACCAATGGAATTTCCACTAACTCCAATGGCACTTATTCTCTAACGGTACCTGGTGATGGTGGCACGCTTGTGTTCAGCTCTATAGGCTACATTACAGTAGAAAAAGCCATAGGAGCCGAGAATACCGTTAATGTTAGCTTATCTGCTGATACCAAGCAACTAAATGAGGTTGTAGTAACAGCACTAGGTGTAGAGCAGCAACGCAAAAGCCTCGGTTACTCTGTTTCGGAGGTAAAAAACGAGGAGCTAACGCAAGCTCGGCAGACCAACGTTGTTAACTCTCTTACAGGTAAAGTAGCCGGTGTGCGGGTGCAGGGTTCGAATGGCATGGTAGGCTCATCAGCAGGTATATTCATTCGTGGCCAGACGACTTTCACAGGCAGCAACCAGCCCCTTTTCGTAGTTGACGGCATTCCGATTGATAACGGAGGAGGCGCTAATGCATTGCAAGGCGGAGTATCAAACTCCAACCGCGCCATTGATATCAATCAGGATGATATCGAATCAGTATCTATTCTAAAGGGCCCTGCTGCAGCTGTACTATATGGTTCACGCGCAGCAGCAGGTGCTGTAGTTATTACTACTAAAAAAGGTGCTGCTCTTGGTTCTAAAAAACAGACAGTTAATGTCCTGTCGAATTACAATATTGTAAAAGTAGGTCGCCTACCCGACTATCAGAATATCTACGGTCAGGGGGCCGGTGGCGCGTTCAGCACGACCAGCAACCTCTCCTGGGGCCCAGTTGTCACGGGACAAAACGTTACGAACTTCCGCGGCGAACAGGAAGCGTTATCAATTAATCCTGATAACGTGAAAGACTTATTTAAGACAGGTTCCAACTTCCAGAATAACGTATCACTCTCGGGGGCTACGGATAAGTCGCGCTATTATGTTTCGTATGGCAACCTACATGAAGTAGGTATTCTGGATAACAACGACTTGAAGCGCAACACCCTTACGTTTAATGGTAGCTCTAACCTGACAAACAAGCTACGCACTGGTATCAATATTACCTTCACAAACAGCGCATCTAAACGCACGCAGCAAGGCAACCAGTTGGCAAACCCGTTCTTCCGTACGTGGTTCCTACCCCGCTCGTACGATGTTAACCGGTATCCATTTGAGTTGCCCAATGGTGGTCAGCAGCTACCCGCTGAAATAACCGCTACCAATGGCTTATTACCTGCCAACAATACGTGGTATAGCACGGATGATAATCCACTTTGGACAATTAAGAACAACCGCTACAATGATGAGTTAAACCGCATCATTGGTAGTGTGAGCGTAGGATACGATTTCACAGATTGGCTCTCGCTTGACTACCGCATTGGTACCGACACCTATTCGCAAACCTTTAAGCGCATCAACGCTCGTGACAGCCGCGGAGGTTCAGCTGCCAACCAACTCGGTGCTATCGAAGACGAAACCTACGTTCGGCGTGAGTTGAGTTCGTATTTGACCATGACTGCCACACGGAAAATAGGAGAGAATTTTGGTGTGAGAGCCTTCATCGGTAACGAGATTAACCAGCGCCGCGATACTGATAATGGTGTTATAGGTACGAACATTCAGATTCGCAACTATGATAATATTACCAATACGCTGGTATACAATCCATATGGCAACCGTACAGAACGTCGTTTGGTTGGCTTATTTGGAGAGGTAGGGTTTGACTTCCGTAAGGCTGTTTTCCTTAACCTACGTGGTCGTAACGACTGGTCATCTACATTTGGTCGCGACAATCGCTCTTATTTCTATCCTAGCGCCTCTACTAGCATTGTTCTAACAGAGATTATTCCTGGCCTAAAAGACAACCGTTATTTGTCGGCAGCCTCTATCCGCGGTGCTGCTGCTCAGGTTGGCCGTGAGGCTGGCACATATCTCACCGATACATATTATGCTACGACTGGTCCTAGCGACGGCTCCGGTCCCGTTGTCAACTTCCCGTTCCGCGGACAGTTAGGGCAATCACTAAACAATACAGGTGGCAATCCTAATCTAGGTCCAGAATTTACAACAACATACGAAGCTGGTTTGGATCTGAGCTTCTTTAATGGACGCATTGGTTTTGAGGGTTCTGTATTTAAACAACGTAGCACCGATATCATTTTTGGGGTGCCTGTAGCAGGGGCGTCTGGCTTTACAAACATCAACCAGAACATCGGTAAATCGGAATCACGAGGTATTGAGCTAGCACTGAATTCCGTACCTGTGAAGGTAGGTAGCTTCACATACAGCAACTCTATCAACTGGACGCACATCAAGAATACGGTAATTTCGCTTGCACCTGGTGTTGAGCAAATTACCCTTGGCGGTTTCGTAACTCCTAGCACCCGCTTAATTGCCGGCCAGCCTTATGGCGTTATTTTCGGTAGCGTTTTTCAGAAAGCTCCTACCGGCGAAGTTCTTATCAATGCCAATGGCCGCACGAGTGTACAAGCAAACAATCAAGTCGTAGGCAATCCTAATCCACAATGGACGGGGGGTATGACTAACACGTTTGCCTGGAAGGGTCTAACTTTAAACACTCTCTTAGATTTCCGCTACGGTGGCGACATCTATGGGCGTAACATTACAGACTTGCGACGCTCGGGTGCTGTCGCTGAAACGAAGGACCGGAATCGTACCTATGTACATAACGGGGTAGTAGCCAACGGTGATGGCACGTACTCGCCCAATACTACTCAGATTACTGCCGAGCAGTATTTTACTGACCTGTATGGTTCCGGTGTAGCAGAGTATATCATTTTCGATGCTTCCTGGTTGCGTTTGCGTGAGGTTTCACTTACATATTCTCTACCTAAAGAACTGACCAACCGCACGTTTTTAGGAGCAGTAGAACTTGGCCTCAATGCACGCAACGTGTTTTTGTATGCACCCAACGTACCGCACATCGACCCAGAGGTTAACGCACAAGGCGTGAGCAACTCACAAGGTTTGGAATTCAATGCCCTACCCCAAGCTCGTACGTATGGCGCGTCTATCCGCCTGACTTTCTAACTCACAGCATTTCGTGCTCTACTTATATGCAATTTCTTCGTTTTACTAAATACATCGCATTCGCTGCAACGTTGGGTTTCTTTAGCTCTTGCAACGAGTTCTTGGATGTAAATGACAGCCCCAACGCAGTTCTAAACGCTCCTGCTACTACTGTGCTGGTATCAGCACAGACGCAATTGGGTTTCCTAATGGGGTCTGACCTGCACCGATTCACTTCGATTCTGGTGCAACAAAACGCAGGCCAGGGGGGACCTTCTATTCAAACCGTTTTGTATGACCGTTATGTCATTACAGAAACGGATATAAACAATGTGTGGCGCTTCAGTATTTACGGCGGTGCGCTAGCTGACATGCAAAGTCTGATTGCTCAGACAGCAGAGACCAGCCCTAAATATGCGGGCATTAGCCAGCTCATGCAGGCTTATCTTTTTTCTGTCACCACAGATGCATTTGGCGACATTCCCTACACTCAGGCCTTGCAGTTCGCTGGCAATGTGCAGCCGGCCTATGATCCGTCACAGCAGGTATACGAAAACCTTATCACGCTAATTAACACTGGCCTAGAAAACATAGACAAGCAATCGGTTTTAACCCCTGGAGCCGATGATCTTATCTATGCTGGTGATATGGCCAAATGGCGCCGCTTTGCAAATACGCTTAAGCTACGCCTTTACATTCACTATTTTCCAAAGCTTTCATCTAACGCTACTACTGCATTTGCTTCATTACTTCAGGCTGGTCCTAGTGCCTTTATGACGGGTACGGCAGACAACTTCCAGCTTGCATTTGAAGCACTGTCGCAACGTACTAATCCTATTCACCAATTCGAGACCAACCGAATAGGAAACTTCTTCCCAAGCTCTACCCTCGTGGATTTGATGAATGGTAAAGCTGACCCGCGCCGTGCATCTTATTTTACCCAGTATCCAACAGGCAGTGGTCAGTATTTAGGCGCGGGTAATGGTACCGGGGTAGGAGCGCCTAATACCAATTTCTCGCGCATTGGAACTTTTCTACGAGGTGCATCAACTGGTACGGGAGTGCAGGAATACGCGGGAGATGCGCCTATTCGGATGCTAACATTCGCGGAATACAATTTCATTCTAGCAGAATATTATGCTCGGACTGGTAATGTAGCAGCTGCACAAACCAGTTTCACGGCTGGCATCAACGCCTCTATGTCTATGGCAGGTGTGAGTACTGCTAATTCAACTGCATACATAGCTGCTCGTCCTGCACTAGCGACTTTAAGTGCTGCTGATCAGATACGAGTGATTATTGAGGAAAAGTTTGTAGCCAGCTATGGCGTAGCAGTAGAGCCCTGGACAGACTGGCGCCGCACAAAATTCCCAGCGTTGACACCACCGTCCAACGCGCAGGAAACTGTTATTCCGCGTATTCTGCCTTACTCTGATGTTGAGCGGGTATCCAATCCAGCTAATACCCCAGCTCGTCCTACCATTACGGCACCTAGTGTTTTCTGGGACCCAGGCGCTTAAATGTTGCTACCCATCATTTACATGGTGGCTTACATTCACCTCACAAAGACAGTACTCACTCATGAAACAACCGTTTTATACTATATTTTTCCTTCTTTTTGCAGCACTTACAATGCTCACCAGCTGCGAAAAAGATGACGTTTTGGATAACATGGTCATCCCACAGACGACTATCACATTTGATGACAACATCGATAAGATAACGGCTGACTACAAAGTGAATAGCACACTCACTTTAAAAATAAGCGGGTTGAATACTGCTACCAGCGTACAGGTCACGTCACGCTACACAGCAAGCGGCGCCACTAAGACCAAAGAAGTAGCAACACTTATTCCTACTAATGGGGTAGCAACGTTGAGTGTGCCAGTTAGCGCTCTTCGTAATACCGCGGATGGTGCCATAACGGGTGCCACTACTACAACTGCTTCTCGCACCAGCAATACATATAGTTTGATTGTGAAAGCAACACTACCAAATAATAT from Hymenobacter aerilatus harbors:
- the sbcD gene encoding exonuclease subunit SbcD, producing MRVLHTADWHLGQRFVGGHERTEEHRHFLEWLVQTVRAQQIEVLVMAGDVFDTGSPSNQALELYYSFLLQMRDTDCRDVVMVGGNHDSPATLNAPARLLRHLRVHVVGCVPDCFDDQVLVLDDAQGRPGLVVCAVPFLRDRDVRLSVPGESAEEREARIKQGIADHYARLAELETVWQLKAAGLPVLATGHLYAAGGAPSDSERTIHVGNLGQVTAEHFPPVFDYVALGHLHRPQRVGGHEHIRYSGAPIALSFSEIDYPKEVVVLDFTPTGLTIASLPVPGVRRLVRFHGSLDEVLTQLSAYDNADYPLPAWADVEIRSELSQLEVAEQLLHALEALDRRQLQVLNRRHFRVAAQRLLGQEEEPLTRSLHDFTEREVFVQRLETEPLEDRPELLRTFDELLERML
- a CDS encoding SusC/RagA family TonB-linked outer membrane protein encodes the protein MKKTLLMSILLILSSLQFVAAQSRTISGQVVDRQSNEGLPGVTVVVKGTTNGISTNSNGTYSLTVPGDGGTLVFSSIGYITVEKAIGAENTVNVSLSADTKQLNEVVVTALGVEQQRKSLGYSVSEVKNEELTQARQTNVVNSLTGKVAGVRVQGSNGMVGSSAGIFIRGQTTFTGSNQPLFVVDGIPIDNGGGANALQGGVSNSNRAIDINQDDIESVSILKGPAAAVLYGSRAAAGAVVITTKKGAALGSKKQTVNVLSNYNIVKVGRLPDYQNIYGQGAGGAFSTTSNLSWGPVVTGQNVTNFRGEQEALSINPDNVKDLFKTGSNFQNNVSLSGATDKSRYYVSYGNLHEVGILDNNDLKRNTLTFNGSSNLTNKLRTGINITFTNSASKRTQQGNQLANPFFRTWFLPRSYDVNRYPFELPNGGQQLPAEITATNGLLPANNTWYSTDDNPLWTIKNNRYNDELNRIIGSVSVGYDFTDWLSLDYRIGTDTYSQTFKRINARDSRGGSAANQLGAIEDETYVRRELSSYLTMTATRKIGENFGVRAFIGNEINQRRDTDNGVIGTNIQIRNYDNITNTLVYNPYGNRTERRLVGLFGEVGFDFRKAVFLNLRGRNDWSSTFGRDNRSYFYPSASTSIVLTEIIPGLKDNRYLSAASIRGAAAQVGREAGTYLTDTYYATTGPSDGSGPVVNFPFRGQLGQSLNNTGGNPNLGPEFTTTYEAGLDLSFFNGRIGFEGSVFKQRSTDIIFGVPVAGASGFTNINQNIGKSESRGIELALNSVPVKVGSFTYSNSINWTHIKNTVISLAPGVEQITLGGFVTPSTRLIAGQPYGVIFGSVFQKAPTGEVLINANGRTSVQANNQVVGNPNPQWTGGMTNTFAWKGLTLNTLLDFRYGGDIYGRNITDLRRSGAVAETKDRNRTYVHNGVVANGDGTYSPNTTQITAEQYFTDLYGSGVAEYIIFDASWLRLREVSLTYSLPKELTNRTFLGAVELGLNARNVFLYAPNVPHIDPEVNAQGVSNSQGLEFNALPQARTYGASIRLTF
- a CDS encoding SusD/RagB family nutrient-binding outer membrane lipoprotein; the encoded protein is MQFLRFTKYIAFAATLGFFSSCNEFLDVNDSPNAVLNAPATTVLVSAQTQLGFLMGSDLHRFTSILVQQNAGQGGPSIQTVLYDRYVITETDINNVWRFSIYGGALADMQSLIAQTAETSPKYAGISQLMQAYLFSVTTDAFGDIPYTQALQFAGNVQPAYDPSQQVYENLITLINTGLENIDKQSVLTPGADDLIYAGDMAKWRRFANTLKLRLYIHYFPKLSSNATTAFASLLQAGPSAFMTGTADNFQLAFEALSQRTNPIHQFETNRIGNFFPSSTLVDLMNGKADPRRASYFTQYPTGSGQYLGAGNGTGVGAPNTNFSRIGTFLRGASTGTGVQEYAGDAPIRMLTFAEYNFILAEYYARTGNVAAAQTSFTAGINASMSMAGVSTANSTAYIAARPALATLSAADQIRVIIEEKFVASYGVAVEPWTDWRRTKFPALTPPSNAQETVIPRILPYSDVERVSNPANTPARPTITAPSVFWDPGA